The Thunnus maccoyii chromosome 24, fThuMac1.1, whole genome shotgun sequence DNA window GCTGGAAGAGTTCGGGGTGGAGATAGTGTGTCTAGCTGGATTCATGAGGATCCTCACGGGGACTTTTGTCAAGAAATGGAACGGTGTGTAAATCCTCATATTTGCACTGTTGATATCATCATCTGGGAGTCACAGGAAGGTATATTACATTGTGCGTTTGTCTGTCCTTGTCTCAGGTAAACTACTGAACATCCACCCATCTCTGCTGCCCTCATTCAAGGGTGTGAACGCCCAGAAGCAGGCTCTGCAGGCTGGGGTGCGGGTTAGCGGCTGCACGGTCCACTTTGTCGCAGTAAGTTTGACACACTTGTCAAATACAGCAGCCAAACTAATAAtacttaaaatatctttttgtatAAGTTGGAACAGCTCACAAagcttttgtttctctgtgtttttaggAAGAGGTGGACGCAGGAGCCATCATCGTGCAGGAGGCGGTACCCGTGCTCGGCAGCGACACTGAGGAAAGTCTGTGCGACAGAATCCGAGAAGCCGAGCACCGCGCCTTCCCTGCCGCTCTGGAGCTGGTAGCCAGCGGCGCGGTCAGGCTCGGCGAGGACGGACACATCGTCTGGAAGTCGAATTCACAGAGTTAAAAGTTCACACTGACCACAGCTTATCACTGTCAATGCCCACCACTAACCTTCTTACTTCTGTTACTTAGAACTGGATTAACAATGTTAAAGAAACACTGACAAAGCAGACTGATATAGATAACACATTCCTGTACCtcaaaattgacttttttcaTATTGACGGACCTTTTGAGTAGATTTCGTTAATAGATGCTTCAAGCATGTCAACACACAGTCAGATTTCTTTCCTTGTGAGCATTTTACTTGAAACAAAAATTACATTCCATTTATACCTTTTGAGACTTGTTAGATTTGTGTCTGCACTGGGATTAACCTCTAATTTAGCATTAAGCATGTTGTTCCTACTTGTAATGCTGCGTGAATGGTGTATGTTAATATAATTAACTACAGTATGATGAATTTCTGGATGTGCCGTTTCATTATTAAACCTGACGGGCTCAATGTAAGGACTcacttttgttgtatttctactttatttgttttaccaGTACATCAGAGGCACCTTTGTCCTTTCACCCAGCAAAtttctcactaaaaaaaaaaaggttctttCTCATGCTGTTTCACTCCTGCAGAGCtttaatcagaaaatgttcatcATTCGTCTGATGTGTACATCTTTCAGTTTTCCTCATTAGAGAACATTTGTCCTTCCAAAATCCAAGACTGTGCCCCATTAGATTAAAGAAATCCTGTCCACTGACTTCTTTTTCAGTTCTTGCAATCCTTTCAAAGGATTTATTGTTGAGTTCACGTTTGTTGGCTCCTGTGGAAGCGCAGGACAGACAGCCTTTCATTTCCAGCTCTTGTAGACAAGCACGACTCTCCTCTCAAACCATGTTTGCCCAGTAATTGGAGGATCTCCTCTggtaaagaaaaagaggaggttGAACTTGTTATACAGACTCAGATGGTTTGAAGTCATCAGAGAAACAAAAGTATCGTACCTGGATCATTCTCAGCGATGGTAATGAGGTAAAACAGCCCTTTACTGGACAGCAACTTTGACACCAGAGGCAGAAATCTGTCAGTCACCTCTCGGCCTCGCTTCCCGCCAGCCCAGGCAGCTTCAATGCCTGTACTCCCAACctgaaagaaatgaataaatgcacTTAAGCACTTTGATGACACTCTACACACCTCTGAAATGAAAACCTGCCAAAGTTGAGCCACCTCATCTGAAGGTGTGACCACATAGGGAGGGTTGAATAGGAGAACGTCCACTTTTCCACTTAGCCGGGGCAAGAGGCACTCCACCTGAGGTAGGAAAAACAGAACTGAGATGTGCAATTCAAGTCCTTGCATGTGAAGCTGCTTGAAATGTACAATCAAAAAGTCTCACCAGGTCTGTGATGACTGGCTGTAGTGAAACACTGTTACAGGAAGCTGTCTTTGCTGTGCACTGTGCTGCTGCATGATTCACATCAGTGCAACTGAAGGAGAGACATTTCTATTAGGTGGatatagaggaaaaaaaaatgttactttttaatgTATGAGTCACTCACAGATATGAAGCTGAAGATCCAACCAG harbors:
- the n6amt1 gene encoding methyltransferase N6AMT1, translating into MSTSYPTPIYSHAGRGDFRDVYEPAEDSFLLIDALEKDAERLQQMSPCVCLEVGSGSGVVSAFLASLVGSSASYLCTDVNHAAAQCTAKTASCNSVSLQPVITDLVECLLPRLSGKVDVLLFNPPYVVTPSDEVGSTGIEAAWAGGKRGREVTDRFLPLVSKLLSSKGLFYLITIAENDPEEILQLLGKHGLRGESCLSTRAGNERLSVLRFHRSQQT